A window of Macrotis lagotis isolate mMagLag1 chromosome 1, bilby.v1.9.chrom.fasta, whole genome shotgun sequence genomic DNA:
gaaaaaaaaatttaaaagtttttctattGTACCCATCTTTTAAAGTTGAAATTTGACTTTATACTCTTTATCTCCCTTTTGGGAGTGTAAGCACTGACCTGCTACCTTGATGggtttaatatatttttagacCAAACTTATTGTACATTTGCATATGCGATCTTGTGTATGTTTTTTGATTCAGATATACATGTGACTCATGAGATGTTTCTCCTATcccttctctaaattttttatgtTCTCATAGACTCAGTATTGAAAATAAATCAGTTCTTTACTCTCTTGctcatttcttccctttatttttcacctcccttttctttcttcctcaagcTTATCATTAATACCACAAAATACCCAAGCCACCACCCTGCAAGACATGTAGTTCTTAAATAGATAATGGTCTTTCTCTTCATTAGAATTAGCTCTTCATCTTGGTTTAGCCATTCAAAAATGTTCTTTTACTGAGAAACAGCTAggcagtgcaatggatagaacctGTCCTGTAGTGGAGGGGAGTCAGGTTAATtctttcagacacttaactgtgtaaTCATTagcaagtcgcttaaccttgatctgcctcagtttcatctgtaaattggaacTAACACTTCACAAGATTGTTAGGGATAAAATAAGACAACattcataaagcattttgcaaaccttcaatcaatgtgtatataatattaattattggtagtagtggtagtataaatcatgaatttttttcataaggAATGCTTAGTCAACTATCCATtcaagatctatttttttttctgtttagaatatcatgttccaagatTTCCTTTACAATGGTCACTGCTCAGTGTTGTGTCCCCGACTGTAATTTCTTTTAGTTGGATCTCTTTCTGACTAATTTCACTCTTTTATTACTTGAGGAATTTTGGCTTTGACATTCCTAATAGTTTTCAACTTAtagatttctttcagaagatgatttgtaatttcttttcagtttcttttatttcatcaCCTAATATTCTTGTCCTTGTGatcagagcatttttttttcttctgaggcTTTGCTTGCAATTTATCTGTTCTGGATTATTCTCATGAATATTTCTTAACctataatatttattcatagtACTCAGTGTCTTCTCTTTATGTCTCCAGTCTTGGTGCCTGATTTGGGACTTTGTGCCAAGACCAGACTTTATTCTCTCATGCATTCTTAAATGAGAGGCTTAAGATGTCTTTGGTTTTAACCTCATTTCTTGGGATTTTTACTGCCTTTTTACTTCCTTTGATGTGTTAAGTGTAGAGCACTGACAGAGAGGTTTTTAAGCCCCCATAGATTACCTGAGGTTGGAGTACTCCAGACTCTGAACCTCTCTCCTTGTGCTTCCTGGTTTGAAGACTATGGGCTTCCTTTAGTAGATATTTACTTGGAAACTGAATTGCCCTACAACATtgttttggtgttttgttttgttttttaaaccagGAGTCCTGTTGCACTTCTTGTCATACATTCTAGGTCatgaagaaaatcaaagataTGTCTGAaataatggtgtttttttttttttttaaatttttattagagggcggctaggtggtatagtggataaagcaccagccttggagtcaggagtacctggggttcaaatctggtctcagacacttaataattacctagctgtgtggccttgggcaagccacttaaccccatttgccttgcaaaaaaaaaactaaaaaaaagatttttattaagcTTATTTTTTGCTAtggtttcatattttattttttcccatttatctatatagttttcagcatttcattttttgtaagatgttaagttcatttttctcccttctttcccattcctctcaagacagcaagtaatttgatataggttatacatgtagtcagttccatgttagtcatgctgtgaaagaagaatcagaacaaaagggaaaaacataagggaaaaaaaatttttttaagcgaaaatagtatattttggtctgcattcagactccatagttcattctctggatatgaatggcattttccatcacaagtcttttagaattgtctttgttctcTGTATTACTGAAAATGAGCTAAGTCTATCATTTAATCAGCACACAATGTTGATATACAATGCTTACaactgtacaatgttctcctggttctgcttactttactcagcatcagttcatataagtctttccagattttcttgAAATCGATCTGcttatgattttttatagaaatcatattcatatttcacaacttgtttagtcattctccaaatgataggatatcctcaatttccaattctttgctacataGTTACTTTCTATATtgtatacagatttttttttatttttatttttatttttttgctttttaatcctTAGGTAAGGGAGGTAAAAATAGGCgcagaggaaagaatgaaaatgaatctGAAAAAAGAGAATTGGTCTTCAAGGAAGATGGACAGGGTAAGTGTGCTACTTTTGTATCTTAAGTTAACAAGTGTCATACATGTGGACTCTGTTTAGGAGTCATTAGAGAATACCTGTTAAATTACAATTTCCCTTGCCTGAAAAGGTGAAAAATGTATAGTTAAAAATTCTTTGGGATTTTTGTTATGgggaataaaattttaattctaaaaaGCAAAGAGATTATACTGACTTGATGTCAGATGGTGATTTCTTTCAGTGATAGCTTAATCAgttaatttttcaaagttttattctttatttcttctgttttcctaGCCAGCTGGTCATAACAACCCCATAAAAAGCCATAGTGTTGATTGTAGAAATTTATAGGGAAAGGTAGAAACCATTTCAGTTTTAAATGTCTAGCCTAGGTAAAAGCTAAGAATTACTAGATAAGCCCAGGAGTTTTTTGGCTGTGAGAATATCTGGACTCACCGAATTGGAAAATGTAATTATTAGCAAGTATAACTGTAGCACTTTAGGATAGGCAAGTCTATTCCAGATTTTATTTCCTCACTTCTGAAATGAGTGGTGTGGACTATATTAGGAAAATCAaacttagtttttgcaaggcaatggggttaagtggcttgcccaaggccacacagctaggtaaatattaagtgtctaaggccggatttgaacttgggtcctcctgactccagagccagtgctctaaccattgtgccacctagccaccccaaaatcaaatagaaaaagggCCATTGAACATATAAGGAAAGATGCCTGGGTCTCAATTTTGTCTTAGAAAAGCATATAgtaacattttaaatttgtttttgttttattatattgttaattatttcccaattatatttaaatcttgTTCTGTTTCAGTTTCTACAAGCTGCATGATACCTCTGTGCTATATAATTGCTAAAATTTTCtccacttgcaaaaaaaattttaatatatgtataaacacatatgtagctttatatacacgcacacacacacctTCTCAAGGTTCTCTATGGTTAGAAGGACCACTGTTTATTAAAGGAAAAGCCATATAATAATAAGattccaattttaaatttttgatacaTATAGAGCATCAATTAAGATTTAACAAAGTAGAAGTGTTCAGTTATTCTGAGCATGAATTTAATGTATAAATTAAAGtaagttttaaattatattcttaaattttaaatcattttcatataaattttcaaaatttgtatTATTTAAAAGTAATGTGGCCAGCATGATGGCACATGGCTATAATCCTTGTCCCAAGGAGACAGATTAGCAGATATCTTGAGCTCAAGAGAAATAAGCTACAATGAGCCAGTTGAATGTGTACACCAAACCCATTATCAATATGACAAGCCACTAGGTTGCTTAACTGGCAAGCTAGTCCAGGTTGAAAACAGAGCAGATCATTGGGGTGGcggggtggcgcagtggatagagcaccggccctggagtcaggaggacccgggttcaaatccgacctcagacacttaatagttacctggctttgtggccttgggcaagccacttaacaccatttgccttgcaaaaacctaaaaaaaaaaaaaagaaagaaagtaagaaaagaaaacagagcaGATCAAAGCAACCATATAAATCAGTAGTAAGATCAGACCTTTGAATAACCCCTGTACTTTCAGCCTGGGCGGAAAAGAATAATCTGTTTTAAAGTCTTGGGCAAAAAGTTATAAATTCACTTCCTTGCTATTCAAGTAGTATTCTACATTGTGTGAATATTACATATTTAATCTTCATTCAACAGCAGAAATCTTTTTAATGTGAACGTtagcaaaagaaatgtactttTAATATGAGATCTTTAGAGCACTTTCTTCTAAGGTATGATGgcgttttttttttcctctttatttttagaATATGCCCAGGTGATCAAGATGTTGGGAAATGGAAGATTAGAAGCAATGTGTTTTGATGGTGTGAAGCGGTTATGTCACATCAgagggaaattaagaaaaaaggtaTATGTGGGGAAAGGAATGTGCAGGCTATTTGttttataatatgactaattATAGTTTTTAACTACATGGAAAAATAGTTCTGCATTGGAACTCCTGTCCTTCAGCATGATAGAGTGGAATAAGAACTCGACTGGGAGTTAAagaacctgggttctaatcctggtcattactatctgtgtgacctttttccttttaaatttctattttaattttttcattacaaattcttcctccctccacctCTCTCATCCATTGAGGAAGCAAAAAATATAACGTGTGTGTGTATCATGCAAAACATTGCCATATTAGCTACACTAGGAGAAAgggtaagaagaaaaatatatttcagttatTGCTCAGAATTTATTGGTTCTCCCTGGAGATGGGGAGAGCAtgttccatcatgagtctttttaGATAAataatcattgtattgatcagaatagtgAATCTTTCACAGTTAATAatcattacaaatatttttgttactgTGTACTATGTTCTCATCAGTTTTTATgtcttctaggtttttctgaatctttccctctcccttcccagtTATAGTACAGtaacattccatcacaatcatgtgtCATACTTTTTTCAGTCATTGCCCATTTTGAGAGAtattcccctcaattttcaggtTTTTGTCTCCACAAGTTTTCCTTTTCTTagctctctttgggatatagacctagtattggtattactaGGTCAAATATGCATGGTGTTGCCCATTGCGTTctgcataaaatacataggaatacATAGGTCTTAGAAAAGAAGCcagttcaatttatttatttttgatttttgcaaagcaatgggcttAAGTCCAAGgccacagctaaataagtattaagtgttttggtcaaatttgaactcatggtcaaatttgaactcaggtcctcttaactccagggcctgtactctatcactgtgctacctagctgcccccaccaattctatttaaatacaATTACAAGGGGTGGAtaagtggtccagtggatagagcaccagccttgggcaagccacttaaccacattgccttgaaaaaaagggaaaaaaagaagtatagTATTTGAAAGAACTTAACATAAAACTCTGGAGTATGCTGCCACCAAGTGTTAGTAGAAGATGTGTTTGCTTCAGTATGGAAattcgggggggggggcatttaGTTGAAATCCACATTAGAAcgatgtatttttcttttttttaatgtttaaaataaatttatttctttttgaattttacaatttaactccccccccaccccacagaaggcagtctgttagtctttacattgtttccatgctatacagtgacctaaattgaatgtgttgagagagaaatcatatccttaaggggaaaaaaataaaatataagcgatagcaagattacataatgaCAGGGTCgtctgtttgcttttttttttttaattaaaggtctttggtctttgttcagacttcacagttctttctctggatacagatggtcttcttcatcacagataacccaaaattgtccctgattgttgcacttatggagttagcaagtccattaaggttgatcatcaacctcatgttgctgttatggttagatatattattttttttgcaaggcaaggggttaagtgacttgaccaaggccacacagctagacaattattaagtgtctgaggacgaatttgaactcaggtcctcctgattccagagccagtgctctattcactgtaccacctagctgccccctagaaatataaatatatacatatatattttttataagaaattttaataaatatatattttttaagaaattttaaaaagtagctggattttttttcactttactaGAAAATATATTAACCAGACATTAGCTTTTTTCATTTGCATAGTTTTTTCTCAAAACTCTTTTTAAATAGTCATAACTAGTGACTTTGCCTTTTCTAATGTCTTTTCTATTTGTTGAATACCTTTGATGTACAGTGAAAATTagattatctttattttgtatttttttttctctcctttcccttaacATCATTTTGAAATCTTCATTCCAGGTTTCCTGCCTTAGAAAACAGCAGATTTTTTACATTATTGGAGGAAGAAAACAGTATTAACTTATACTTTGCTATAACTCAATAAAATAGAAGTATGTTGCCCTTAAAAAACCAAGataaatgatcttttaaaatttgtatcaGTTTCTCCAATTTTCATCAGATGTATTTAGGTACTTTATACGGTTGGTAATCTTTGCCTTAAGAAGCTGTAGTAGCTTTACTCCAGCCTATATCGCTAGTAGGACAATAAGAAAATTTGAGTTGAGTAGATACTATCTTTAGggggttttgtttcttttcagagCTTTTTACGAAGTGTACACTTAAGATTTGGTGAAACATTCCATGTTTAAATTTGGTTATGATTCTTTAATTTTCCTGAGTTTCAAGTTTGTGAATACAGTAAACTCTTCCTTTTATAGGTTTGGATAAATACGTCGGACATTATATTGGTTGGTCTCCGAGACTACCAGGTGAATATTTATTGTTACTTAACTTGTATGCTAACAATTTGTTAGCTTTTGTTTGAAGAATCTAAAAACTTAAAGGATGTTTTCTTGATCAGATGACTTTGTGATACATTTTTCTTGGGTGTTGACTATACTCTTTAAAGCAGAA
This region includes:
- the EIF1AX gene encoding eukaryotic translation initiation factor 1A, X-chromosomal, whose protein sequence is MPKNKGKGGKNRRRGKNENESEKRELVFKEDGQEYAQVIKMLGNGRLEAMCFDGVKRLCHIRGKLRKKVWINTSDIILVGLRDYQDNKADVILKYNADEARSLKAYGELPEHAKINETDTFGPGDDDEIQFDDIGDDDEDIDDI